In one window of Terriglobia bacterium DNA:
- a CDS encoding YceI family protein: MQKARTVRRSAAGILWPILLLVSGVPSLRGRGMPSPADEAVDYGASYLVAITGTTGLFAFAGHRHAVLASDWSADLKVNPDDLSHASAVITLPTDKLVVDTPAARQKAGLGKGPSESEMRTIQQRMLSSEVLDAARYPQIKFTATAIKAQGSGRLQVTGNMEIHGHSHPVTVQAQYRSDGQQAAFDGEFQIQQTDYGLKPESVAGGTVKVKDAVTLKFHIVVRVAR, from the coding sequence ATGCAAAAAGCGCGAACTGTGCGGCGCTCTGCCGCCGGTATTCTGTGGCCCATATTGCTCCTTGTCTCTGGAGTGCCGTCACTGCGCGGAAGGGGAATGCCCTCTCCGGCGGACGAGGCCGTGGATTACGGCGCCTCCTACCTGGTAGCAATCACAGGCACCACCGGCTTATTCGCATTTGCCGGCCACCGGCACGCTGTCCTCGCCAGCGATTGGTCCGCTGACCTCAAGGTAAACCCTGACGATCTGAGCCATGCAAGTGCGGTCATTACGCTGCCCACGGACAAACTGGTCGTCGACACTCCCGCGGCCCGGCAAAAAGCCGGATTGGGGAAGGGACCCAGCGAGTCCGAGATGCGCACAATCCAACAGCGGATGCTGAGCAGCGAGGTCCTCGACGCCGCGCGCTATCCGCAGATCAAGTTCACCGCAACGGCCATCAAAGCGCAAGGCAGCGGTCGGCTGCAGGTCACCGGAAACATGGAAATCCACGGGCACAGTCATCCCGTCACGGTCCAGGCGCAGTACCGCTCTGATGGACAGCAGGCCGCGTTTGACGGCGAATTCCAAATCCAGCAGACGGACTACGGGCTTAAGCCCGAAAGCGTTGCAGGGGGAACGGTGAAGGTGAAGGACGCCGTCACCCTGAAGTTTCACATTGTGGTGAGAGTTGCGCGCTAG
- a CDS encoding IS1 family transposase — MNRLPFSKQVAVVSALVEGNSIRSTSRMTGVAKGTILSLLEDLGTACAEFHDRAVRNVKARRVQCDEIWQFCYAKDKNVPAEKQGQFGYGSVWTWIGIDADTKLTISYLVGTRDGASAYEFMNDLAGRLAHRVQLTTDGHRAYLDAIEGAFGADIDYATLTKIYGAPVESERRYSPAVCLGATAAVISGKPDRRHISTSYVERQNLTMRMSMRRFTRLTNAFSKKVENLRHAVALYAVHYNFCRVHKTLRVTPAMEAGLSDHIWKIEELVRLIAGQMPKAA, encoded by the coding sequence ATGAACAGACTCCCTTTCTCCAAGCAAGTTGCCGTTGTAAGCGCCCTCGTTGAAGGGAACTCCATTCGTTCCACGAGCCGTATGACTGGCGTGGCTAAAGGAACAATCCTTAGTCTCTTGGAAGACCTTGGAACGGCGTGCGCTGAATTTCACGACCGCGCAGTGCGAAACGTGAAAGCCCGTCGCGTTCAATGTGATGAAATTTGGCAGTTTTGCTATGCCAAAGACAAAAATGTTCCGGCTGAGAAACAGGGGCAATTTGGGTATGGGAGCGTCTGGACGTGGATTGGAATTGACGCCGATACCAAGTTGACCATTTCTTACCTTGTCGGAACGCGTGATGGCGCATCGGCTTACGAGTTTATGAACGATCTGGCCGGACGCCTTGCCCATCGGGTGCAATTGACCACAGACGGACATCGGGCATACCTTGATGCCATCGAAGGGGCTTTTGGGGCTGATATTGACTATGCCACGCTGACGAAGATTTACGGGGCGCCCGTCGAATCCGAGAGGCGTTATAGCCCTGCCGTATGTCTTGGAGCTACAGCCGCTGTGATTAGTGGCAAACCTGACCGACGCCACATTTCGACAAGCTATGTCGAAAGGCAAAACCTCACGATGCGGATGTCCATGAGACGGTTTACCCGCCTGACGAACGCTTTCAGCAAGAAGGTTGAGAACCTTCGCCATGCGGTTGCGCTTTATGCTGTCCACTATAATTTCTGCCGTGTCCATAAGACTCTCAGGGTTACACCCGCAATGGAAGCGGGGCTGTCAGATCACATTTGGAAGATCGAAGAATTGGTTCGGCTCATAGCAGGTCAAATGCCAAAGGCGGCATGA
- a CDS encoding DUF2141 domain-containing protein yields the protein MKFLECLLLFGVPCWASGHGYTLTITAQGVSSSEGVVGVLVFNSPRGWPTDNGRAFRAVAVPAHPGSVEIQISDLPAGEYAAVVLHDLNENRKLDRNWYGKPKEQWGMSQNPPVHFSAPGFDKARFTLDRDETISVKLH from the coding sequence TTGAAATTCCTCGAATGCCTCCTGCTTTTCGGCGTTCCGTGCTGGGCGTCTGGTCATGGATACACGCTGACCATCACGGCGCAAGGCGTTTCCAGCAGCGAGGGCGTTGTGGGAGTGCTGGTCTTCAACTCGCCGCGGGGCTGGCCAACAGATAATGGCCGCGCGTTCCGGGCTGTCGCGGTGCCGGCCCATCCGGGTTCAGTGGAGATTCAAATCTCTGATTTGCCGGCCGGCGAGTATGCCGCCGTTGTGCTGCACGATCTGAACGAGAACCGGAAGCTCGATCGTAACTGGTACGGCAAGCCTAAGGAACAGTGGGGCATGTCGCAGAACCCGCCGGTGCATTTTTCGGCGCCAGGCTTTGACAAGGCGCGTTTCACTCTCGACCGTGACGAGACCATCAGCGTTAAACTCCACTGA
- a CDS encoding CAP domain-containing protein, which produces MKTYFPCPPAAVSTTFFWIAVLAFARPAQTPGRVLPYFAPPPMARAQAVPKALPPGAAQTSDNRTMSGLERQMLALVNRDRRDPANAGETHGRAQSLRWNEKLAQVAREHSRDMLRHRYFSHFDQQGRSPFVRINATGIHWSALAENIAINQTVREAEESFMDEPRFQNNHRGNILDPKYTDVGIGIVQASDGDLYITQDFAAIAPERGAGSRK; this is translated from the coding sequence ATGAAGACATATTTCCCCTGCCCGCCCGCCGCTGTATCCACTACGTTCTTCTGGATTGCCGTCCTGGCATTCGCGAGGCCTGCGCAAACTCCGGGGCGGGTCCTGCCCTATTTTGCGCCTCCGCCAATGGCTCGAGCTCAGGCGGTGCCAAAAGCCCTTCCGCCAGGTGCGGCGCAGACCTCGGACAATCGCACGATGTCCGGTCTGGAAAGGCAGATGTTGGCGCTGGTCAATCGCGACCGGCGCGACCCTGCGAACGCTGGCGAAACCCATGGCCGGGCGCAATCCCTCAGATGGAACGAGAAATTGGCTCAAGTGGCGCGGGAGCATTCCCGCGACATGCTTCGGCACCGGTACTTCAGCCATTTTGACCAACAGGGCCGGAGCCCCTTCGTTCGAATCAACGCCACTGGAATTCACTGGAGTGCTTTGGCGGAGAACATCGCCATCAACCAGACTGTCCGGGAAGCGGAAGAATCCTTCATGGACGAGCCGCGCTTCCAGAACAATCACCGGGGCAACATCCTCGACCCGAAATACACAGACGTGGGCATCGGCATCGTGCAAGCGTCGGACGGCGATCTTTACATTACGCAGGATTTCGCCGCCATCGCGCCCGAACGCGGCGCCGGCAGCAGGAAGTAG